In Dyadobacter subterraneus, a single genomic region encodes these proteins:
- a CDS encoding TonB-dependent receptor, protein MNSKILPLLFLILSFSVAKAQTGSIKGTIVDAASKEAIIGASVFLKGSTPPVGAATDQDGKFDITGIATGKHTVLVSYISYKNKEIEVTVYPNQAVLINATLEEDVANLQEVKIVGQRQTFTDVSVITEIKKAEQIAVGISAQQIQKSQDRDASQVVRRVPGVSIQDDRFVIIRGLNERYNTVMLNDAITPSSEVDVKSFSFDLIPSSAIDRIMIYKSGAPELPGEFAGGVIKIYTKTVPDENGFTLNLSTSYRSATTFRDAKDYKGSSLDWLGFGAKDRVLPSNFPKTQTIINENTPSDRTLNAFRNLTDFYNLQTKTIKPDLRFSVGFNRNMNIGDRKLTTFNNINYTHTNQYMPTEQFRYLAYSDSTKRSEIQLNYNDQFFGQNTRLGAMSNWGYIINPNHKIEFRNLFNQLTNKETTFRQGYSTDNGREVQNYAFRYESKSIYSGQLSGTHDVSDATTIKWTGAFGWTHRDEPDFRRFVSSRNIGSTGPFTIETLQGSGASLTRNARFFSKLNEYSSSFRADIEHRIDRSGYEGDEKMQIKLRAGGMAEYKDRVFSARWFNLNNPGGVSSEILNSAPEQFFSKSNIAADKLYYVEHTNTDDKYKAQNFLAAGYVGAFIPFSAKFNASVGFRGEFNRQKLQSQERGSGVNIRVNNPIFRALPSVNLAYNFSEKSLLRLAYSITLNRPEFRELAPFNYYDFNFDVSRVGNPNLKTPSIQNVDLRYEFYPKEGEVISVAGFYKGFKNPIESRIRYSGSGVTFTVDNAKKAYAYGAEVEIRKSLKEITTSAFIDNLTFLFNASVIKSDVSTGFTGQESNRQLQGQSPFLINTGLYYTEPAIGLQINALYNVIGKRIFLVGDNAVQPTVYEMPRNVIDLNIIKAIGRRMELKIGVQDLLNQKFRLIQDSNLDGKITSVDESYQKYRRGTYSTVGLTYKF, encoded by the coding sequence ATGAACTCGAAAATTCTACCACTTCTCTTTTTAATACTCTCGTTCTCTGTTGCTAAAGCCCAGACCGGATCCATCAAAGGAACCATCGTAGATGCCGCCTCAAAGGAAGCCATCATTGGTGCCAGCGTTTTTTTAAAAGGTTCAACACCGCCGGTGGGAGCTGCCACCGATCAGGACGGAAAATTTGATATCACTGGCATTGCCACCGGAAAGCATACGGTTCTTGTCAGTTATATTTCCTATAAAAACAAAGAAATTGAGGTTACCGTTTATCCAAACCAGGCTGTGCTTATCAACGCGACACTGGAAGAAGATGTTGCCAACCTTCAGGAAGTTAAAATTGTCGGTCAGCGCCAAACCTTTACTGATGTATCGGTTATCACCGAAATAAAAAAGGCAGAGCAGATCGCGGTGGGTATTTCTGCCCAGCAGATACAAAAATCCCAGGACCGCGATGCTTCGCAGGTTGTTCGCCGCGTGCCGGGTGTATCGATCCAGGATGACCGTTTTGTGATCATCCGGGGTTTAAATGAGCGCTATAACACGGTGATGCTTAATGATGCGATCACGCCATCTTCGGAAGTCGATGTAAAATCGTTTTCATTTGATTTGATTCCAAGCTCTGCCATTGACCGCATTATGATCTATAAATCGGGTGCTCCTGAGCTTCCGGGTGAATTTGCGGGCGGGGTAATCAAAATTTACACCAAAACCGTCCCAGATGAGAATGGCTTTACGCTTAATTTATCCACTTCCTACCGAAGCGCAACCACATTCCGTGATGCGAAGGATTATAAGGGATCCTCACTGGACTGGCTTGGATTTGGCGCGAAGGACCGCGTTCTTCCATCAAATTTTCCAAAAACCCAGACCATTATCAATGAAAATACGCCGTCGGACAGAACGCTGAACGCTTTTCGTAACCTTACTGACTTTTATAATCTGCAAACCAAGACCATCAAACCGGATCTTCGCTTCTCGGTTGGATTTAACAGAAATATGAATATTGGAGACAGAAAGCTGACCACCTTTAACAACATCAATTATACCCATACAAACCAGTACATGCCAACCGAGCAGTTCCGGTATTTGGCCTATAGTGATAGTACAAAACGTTCTGAGATCCAGCTTAATTACAACGATCAGTTTTTTGGTCAAAACACAAGGCTGGGAGCAATGTCCAACTGGGGATATATTATTAACCCGAATCACAAAATAGAGTTTCGAAATCTTTTTAACCAGCTGACCAACAAGGAAACGACTTTCCGTCAGGGTTACAGCACCGACAATGGCCGGGAAGTGCAGAATTACGCCTTCCGTTATGAATCCAAAAGTATTTATTCAGGCCAGCTCAGCGGAACGCATGATGTATCGGATGCCACCACCATTAAATGGACAGGCGCTTTCGGCTGGACCCACCGTGATGAACCTGATTTTCGCCGCTTTGTTTCAAGCCGTAACATTGGTTCTACTGGTCCCTTCACGATTGAAACATTGCAGGGAAGCGGCGCGAGTCTAACGCGTAATGCACGTTTCTTTTCCAAACTTAATGAGTATTCCAGTTCGTTTAGAGCTGATATAGAGCACCGTATAGACAGGAGCGGTTATGAAGGGGATGAGAAAATGCAGATCAAGCTTCGCGCCGGCGGGATGGCTGAATACAAAGACAGGGTGTTTAGCGCCAGATGGTTTAACCTGAATAATCCCGGGGGCGTCTCCTCAGAAATACTCAACAGCGCGCCGGAGCAGTTCTTTAGCAAATCCAACATTGCCGCTGATAAACTGTATTATGTAGAGCACACCAATACGGATGATAAATACAAGGCCCAGAATTTTCTGGCCGCAGGTTACGTTGGGGCATTTATCCCTTTTTCGGCCAAGTTTAATGCTTCTGTAGGTTTCAGAGGCGAATTCAACCGCCAGAAGCTGCAAAGCCAGGAAAGAGGTTCAGGTGTTAATATCCGTGTGAACAACCCAATTTTCAGGGCCTTGCCTTCGGTTAACCTGGCTTATAATTTTTCAGAGAAATCACTGCTAAGACTGGCATACAGCATTACGCTCAACAGACCGGAATTCCGTGAGCTGGCCCCATTTAACTATTATGACTTTAATTTTGATGTATCACGCGTTGGTAACCCGAACTTAAAAACACCATCGATCCAAAATGTTGATCTGCGCTACGAGTTTTATCCAAAAGAGGGTGAGGTTATTTCGGTTGCCGGTTTTTACAAAGGATTTAAAAATCCGATTGAATCCCGCATCAGATATTCAGGCTCGGGGGTGACCTTTACCGTTGATAACGCGAAAAAAGCCTATGCCTACGGAGCAGAGGTTGAAATCAGAAAGTCTTTGAAAGAAATTACAACGTCAGCATTTATAGATAATTTGACTTTCCTTTTTAACGCCTCTGTCATTAAAAGTGATGTTTCAACAGGTTTTACAGGCCAGGAATCCAACAGACAATTGCAGGGACAGTCTCCTTTCCTGATTAATACCGGTCTGTATTATACGGAGCCCGCAATCGGTCTTCAAATCAATGCACTTTATAATGTGATCGGGAAAAGGATCTTTCTGGTGGGTGACAACGCTGTGCAGCCAACCGTGTATGAAATGCCGCGTAACGTCATTGACCTGAATATCATCAAAGCCATCGGGCGGCGGATGGAGCTGAAAATCGGTGTACAGGATCTTCTCAACCAAAAGTTCCGCTTGATCCAGGACAGCAACCTGGATGGCAAAATAACCAGCGTGGATGAGAGTTATCAGAAATACCGCCGCGGGACCTACTCGACAGTCGGCCTTACCTACAAATTTTAA
- a CDS encoding DUF4252 domain-containing protein has protein sequence MKPVIFIYIILFTSYISFGQGKVEPQQSQTFIDLYFKQYEDLPKYAVNTMGEAMVKRSNETGMWSHPSIARIMKQVKTYKYLSFDSPPEYSRKVISQLDDEIKKSSTYKEYYRWELNGVTSGIIYTRSKGNKITELVNVSVGKKKLLVSSFLGEDIDLESVRLLAVGR, from the coding sequence ATGAAGCCGGTCATCTTTATTTACATCATATTATTTACAAGTTACATCTCCTTCGGTCAGGGCAAGGTGGAGCCCCAGCAAAGTCAAACCTTTATTGACCTGTACTTCAAACAATATGAAGACTTGCCCAAGTACGCTGTAAATACCATGGGGGAAGCCATGGTAAAAAGATCCAATGAAACCGGGATGTGGTCACACCCAAGCATTGCACGTATTATGAAGCAGGTAAAAACGTACAAATACCTGAGTTTTGACAGCCCTCCGGAATATTCCAGGAAGGTCATCAGCCAGCTGGACGATGAAATAAAAAAAAGCAGCACTTATAAAGAATACTACCGCTGGGAGTTAAACGGAGTAACTTCCGGTATCATCTACACGCGCAGTAAGGGAAATAAAATTACCGAACTCGTGAATGTCTCAGTGGGTAAAAAAAAACTACTGGTCAGCAGTTTTCTGGGCGAGGACATTGATCTGGAAAGTGTGCGGCTGCTGGCTGTGGGAAGATAA
- a CDS encoding TonB-dependent receptor encodes MKILFTTLSLLLFLATISNAQITTSGISGLVNDSKKESLIGATVQATYVPTGTKYATVTDVDGRFRINSMNAGGPYQIMITYVGFQTETMNDIVLQLGETTNLNVVLKDQGQTLTEVTVTGSRGGEREGTGSSVNAEQIRRLPTISRSLTDMTRTSPQVNNNNSFAGTNFRYNNVTVDGAVNNDAIGFSPSLGGSTGSTGQPGSSTRTNPISLDAIQDIQIAVAPFDVRLGNFLGGSVNAVTRSGTNDVTGSVYGFGRNSALVTKWNGASDAKEKLPSTFHEYQTGVRVGLPLIKDKLFFFTNEEITNRQDPVQFQAGTASSLIKDVAVAQQISDYVKTNYGLDAGSFGDYSINSKSTKFFNRIDWNINSKHQLSIRNNTVFSEATNLERDSQNFRFGSIDYKQHNNQTSTVAELKSQFGGHSSNSLIVGYSAIHDYRNTLSNVRTFPQVEIGYNGGTIFLGNDREASVFNLKQKTFELTDNFTFYVGKNTFTVGTHNEFYNIDYGFVNSPNGRISYSSLNNFLGIGTPNNKSLPNRVRGSYPFADPTNNLDSQFDNPYAQFKVNLLSAYIQDDIQLTDNFKITPGIRLDYSGLPTKPTLSPLVSGAATDPGYGGTYSYTPLNQINNKYLNNVQVSPRLGFKLDIKGDKSIILRGGTGLFTGRIPFAWLGYAFYNNGVGYGAYDFNNNATAATKLVGDPLVPNGGVLINNNPANGGVKRTQVDLIDNNFKMPQMFRSNLAVDYTLDGYKFTVEALYTKVIQDLKFQQVNTKDAVRYYSYDTDHQQPIYVAANGSAGAQRIDNNFANAYMLSNTKQGYRYSLTGQIQKNFSTGFGFSAAYTYGKSYDITNGIRNSMESNWQLNQSLNPNNPKLAYSNFDIRSRIVGTVNYRHIWNPKNATTVSLFYSFQSGTPFSWGYVNTTVDGTGQANSLAYIPKDLAEAQKLLPTGTQAADFMAFVDSKSYLKGQKGNFTERNGGRTPWNNTMDLRFMHEFKIKGRKSIQVTYDILNFLNLVDKKLGYSYFSPNTFNSTASIGLTRATNPTTGDPTFTWTKPGAPYSIDPLGSRCQMQLGARYSF; translated from the coding sequence ATGAAAATTTTATTTACTACTTTATCACTGTTGCTGTTTTTAGCAACGATTAGCAATGCCCAGATCACCACGAGTGGGATCAGCGGCCTTGTTAATGACTCAAAAAAAGAAAGTTTAATCGGAGCGACGGTTCAGGCTACTTATGTGCCAACCGGAACTAAATATGCAACCGTTACAGATGTGGACGGGCGTTTCCGCATCAACAGCATGAACGCAGGTGGTCCTTACCAGATCATGATCACTTATGTCGGGTTTCAAACCGAAACTATGAACGACATCGTTTTACAGCTTGGTGAAACGACAAACTTAAATGTGGTTTTGAAAGATCAGGGCCAGACGCTGACCGAGGTAACCGTGACAGGTTCACGCGGCGGTGAGCGCGAAGGCACAGGATCAAGCGTCAATGCTGAGCAGATCCGCCGTTTGCCAACGATCTCGCGAAGCCTGACTGATATGACCCGGACTTCCCCCCAGGTCAACAACAACAACTCTTTTGCAGGTACCAACTTCCGTTATAATAACGTGACCGTCGATGGCGCTGTCAATAATGATGCGATCGGATTTAGTCCGTCTTTGGGCGGTTCGACAGGTTCTACCGGCCAGCCCGGATCCAGTACCCGTACCAACCCGATCAGTCTTGATGCGATCCAGGATATCCAGATCGCCGTTGCCCCTTTTGATGTAAGACTGGGTAATTTCCTGGGTGGTTCTGTCAATGCAGTCACACGCAGCGGAACAAACGATGTGACAGGATCGGTTTACGGTTTTGGACGTAATTCAGCGCTTGTTACCAAATGGAACGGTGCTTCTGATGCCAAAGAAAAACTGCCAAGTACTTTCCACGAATACCAGACAGGGGTGCGCGTGGGTCTTCCTTTGATCAAAGACAAACTTTTCTTCTTTACCAATGAAGAGATCACAAACCGCCAGGATCCTGTTCAGTTCCAGGCCGGTACGGCTTCTTCTCTGATCAAGGATGTCGCTGTGGCTCAGCAGATCAGCGATTATGTCAAAACCAATTACGGTCTTGATGCAGGTTCTTTCGGAGATTATTCGATCAACTCAAAAAGTACCAAGTTCTTTAACCGCATCGACTGGAACATCAACAGCAAACACCAGCTTTCGATCCGTAACAATACCGTATTCTCGGAAGCGACCAACCTGGAACGTGATTCACAGAACTTCCGCTTCGGAAGTATTGACTACAAACAGCACAACAACCAGACAAGTACGGTTGCCGAGCTTAAAAGCCAGTTTGGAGGACATTCTTCCAACAGCTTGATCGTTGGTTATTCAGCCATCCATGATTACCGTAACACGCTTTCGAACGTCAGAACTTTCCCTCAGGTGGAAATTGGTTATAACGGCGGAACGATTTTCCTTGGAAATGACCGCGAGGCATCGGTTTTCAACCTGAAACAAAAAACGTTTGAATTGACTGACAACTTTACCTTTTATGTAGGTAAAAACACGTTCACGGTTGGAACGCACAACGAGTTTTACAACATCGATTACGGATTTGTAAACTCGCCCAACGGACGTATCTCTTACAGTTCCTTAAATAACTTTCTGGGCATTGGTACGCCAAACAACAAGTCGCTGCCAAACCGTGTGAGAGGTTCTTATCCCTTCGCTGACCCGACAAACAACCTGGATAGCCAGTTTGATAATCCTTACGCGCAGTTTAAGGTTAATCTTTTGAGCGCTTACATCCAGGATGATATCCAGCTGACAGACAACTTTAAGATCACGCCCGGTATCCGTCTTGATTACTCGGGACTTCCTACCAAACCGACATTGAGCCCGTTGGTATCAGGTGCTGCAACCGATCCTGGCTACGGCGGAACGTATTCTTACACGCCTTTGAACCAGATCAATAACAAATATCTGAACAACGTACAGGTTTCTCCGCGTCTTGGTTTCAAACTGGATATCAAAGGAGATAAAAGCATTATTCTTCGCGGTGGAACGGGATTATTTACAGGCCGTATTCCTTTCGCATGGCTGGGTTACGCGTTCTACAACAACGGTGTAGGGTATGGCGCATATGATTTCAACAACAATGCAACAGCGGCAACCAAACTGGTGGGTGATCCACTGGTGCCAAATGGCGGTGTTTTGATCAACAACAATCCTGCCAACGGAGGCGTAAAACGTACCCAGGTTGATTTAATCGACAACAATTTCAAAATGCCGCAGATGTTCAGAAGCAACCTGGCGGTAGATTATACTTTGGACGGCTACAAGTTTACTGTGGAAGCGTTGTATACAAAAGTGATCCAGGATCTTAAATTCCAGCAGGTTAACACCAAGGATGCGGTGCGTTATTACAGCTATGATACCGATCACCAGCAGCCTATTTATGTGGCGGCAAACGGGTCAGCCGGAGCGCAGCGGATTGATAATAACTTTGCCAATGCCTACATGCTTTCGAACACAAAACAAGGTTACCGTTACAGTTTGACTGGTCAGATCCAGAAGAACTTTTCAACCGGTTTTGGTTTCTCGGCAGCTTATACCTACGGAAAATCATATGATATCACCAACGGTATCAGAAACTCAATGGAATCCAACTGGCAGCTGAACCAGTCGCTGAACCCGAATAATCCGAAGCTGGCCTACTCCAACTTTGATATCAGAAGCCGCATTGTGGGCACGGTGAACTACCGCCATATCTGGAACCCGAAAAATGCAACGACGGTAAGTTTGTTCTATTCCTTCCAGTCAGGAACACCTTTCTCATGGGGATATGTGAACACCACAGTTGACGGAACAGGACAGGCAAACAGCCTGGCTTACATTCCAAAGGATCTTGCAGAAGCACAGAAACTACTTCCGACAGGAACACAGGCAGCTGATTTTATGGCCTTTGTTGATTCAAAATCATATCTGAAAGGTCAGAAAGGAAACTTCACCGAAAGAAACGGTGGCCGCACGCCCTGGAACAACACGATGGACCTTCGTTTTATGCATGAGTTCAAGATCAAAGGACGCAAATCGATCCAGGTTACTTACGACATTCTTAACTTTTTGAATCTGGTTGACAAAAAACTGGGCTACTCGTATTTCTCACCCAATACGTTTAACTCAACCGCTTCCATTGGCTTGACGCGCGCGACAAACCCAACCACAGGCGATCCGACATTTACATGGACAAAACCAGGTGCACCTTACTCGATTGATCCGCTGGGATCACGCTGCCAGATGCAGCTGGGGGCGAGGTATTCGTTTTAA
- a CDS encoding T9SS type A sorting domain-containing protein, which translates to MKKHLYFLLSILISHHALSVNRTWVGTTDNFSTASNWSPSGVPTDQDILTIANAVNSPVIYVGTDANAKRIFMRTGAVLTVNSGASLTVTNANPSNLYLAGLDMTECSLINHGTITIKDPPLAGYTVGIGAGGSSITNSGIINTYGDDAIQLSSICEINNLPTGTINVNAQVLGVYEYSSPGAVSNISNSGTINIASKEAGIYLSQGLLSNSGSINLSESLGISLQENATLNNLSCGRVILQDFPGNDLMNLGTVNNNGLIQIYWSIENSGTISNHGVLKYQNLISAGGTLTSTDIIIQDKTNPIVQVGSAATSVIVGIYRNEAGTISAGTFTPPNQFSPSGLPAGNTTLYAKITSSGNSCEYIVPFVYTAPPLPVTLTNFSGKNTGNNQNKLTWLTSDEKNFAYFEIQRSNDARSFESIGSVQASQQSSALKSYEFTDSYTLGMNYYRLKMVDRDGSYNFSKIISISTAVDKDFVGSFYPNPSSGPVFVDVYAEASEAWQIRVFSTSGKMIASQSIMLQKGINKVPLTNLIKGTNIVQFQNSKTSTSKALVYQ; encoded by the coding sequence ATGAAAAAACACCTTTACTTTTTGCTTTCAATTTTAATTAGTCACCATGCACTATCAGTGAACAGAACCTGGGTTGGCACAACCGACAACTTCAGTACGGCTTCCAATTGGTCACCCAGTGGCGTGCCAACGGACCAAGACATACTCACGATCGCAAATGCTGTCAATAGTCCTGTTATTTACGTGGGAACTGATGCCAATGCTAAGCGGATTTTTATGCGAACTGGTGCGGTGCTCACTGTCAACAGCGGAGCTTCATTGACGGTAACAAATGCTAATCCCTCGAACCTATATTTGGCAGGACTTGATATGACAGAATGCTCCTTGATCAATCACGGGACGATAACCATAAAAGACCCTCCTTTGGCGGGATATACAGTTGGGATTGGCGCAGGCGGGTCATCGATTACAAATTCGGGAATCATTAACACCTACGGGGATGATGCCATACAGCTTTCATCAATATGTGAAATTAACAACCTTCCGACCGGAACGATCAATGTAAATGCACAGGTTCTTGGGGTTTACGAATACTCTTCACCTGGTGCAGTTTCAAACATTTCAAATAGTGGCACCATCAATATTGCTTCGAAAGAAGCAGGTATTTATCTTTCCCAAGGATTGTTATCAAACAGCGGATCAATAAATTTGTCAGAAAGTCTTGGGATAAGCCTGCAAGAAAATGCAACTTTAAATAATCTTTCCTGCGGCAGAGTAATTCTTCAAGACTTTCCCGGCAATGACCTTATGAACCTTGGAACTGTAAATAACAATGGACTCATTCAGATTTACTGGTCGATTGAAAATTCAGGCACCATTAGCAACCATGGCGTTCTGAAATATCAAAACCTTATATCGGCGGGTGGCACGCTTACAAGCACCGATATTATTATTCAGGACAAAACAAATCCTATTGTGCAGGTTGGCAGTGCTGCTACCTCAGTTATCGTTGGCATTTATCGTAATGAAGCGGGCACCATTTCGGCTGGTACATTTACCCCGCCCAATCAGTTTTCGCCCTCGGGCCTGCCTGCCGGCAATACTACGCTTTATGCAAAAATTACCTCTTCGGGAAACTCCTGTGAGTATATTGTTCCGTTTGTTTATACAGCGCCGCCCTTGCCGGTAACACTGACGAACTTTTCAGGAAAAAATACCGGCAACAATCAAAATAAACTTACCTGGCTTACCTCGGATGAAAAGAACTTTGCGTATTTTGAAATACAGCGTTCTAATGATGCCCGCTCCTTTGAATCGATCGGCTCTGTGCAGGCATCCCAGCAAAGCAGCGCATTAAAATCCTATGAATTTACCGATAGCTATACCCTTGGCATGAATTACTACCGCCTCAAAATGGTCGACCGCGACGGGAGTTATAATTTCTCCAAGATCATATCCATTTCTACTGCCGTTGATAAGGACTTCGTCGGCAGTTTTTACCCCAATCCATCCAGCGGACCGGTGTTTGTAGATGTTTATGCCGAAGCATCCGAGGCCTGGCAGATACGGGTATTTAGTACCAGCGGAAAAATGATCGCAAGCCAGAGCATCATGTTGCAAAAAGGGATCAATAAAGTACCACTAACCAACCTGATTAAAGGCACAAATATCGTCCAGTTTCAAAACAGCAAAACAAGCACTTCCAAAGCGCTTGTTTACCAATAG
- a CDS encoding RNA polymerase sigma factor, whose product MNSRLYNLFISSQQKLYRFALSLTKDVTDAEDILQDTLLKLWKARDKWESWDNFEAYAMRTVRNEYLNYVKVQKSRTYGTLEDIPEFAEPSQTETDMTTDHLMMRYNWLTSKLPKMQRDILHLREIEELEYKEIAKVMDISEAQVKVYLFRARQYLKEKVHGKR is encoded by the coding sequence ATGAATTCCAGGCTTTACAATCTTTTTATAAGCAGCCAGCAAAAGCTTTACCGCTTTGCGTTATCGCTTACAAAAGATGTAACCGATGCTGAAGATATCCTCCAGGATACACTCCTCAAGTTATGGAAGGCAAGGGATAAGTGGGAAAGCTGGGATAATTTTGAGGCATATGCGATGCGCACGGTACGTAACGAGTATTTGAATTATGTAAAAGTGCAGAAAAGTCGAACGTATGGTACGCTGGAAGACATTCCTGAATTTGCAGAACCTAGTCAGACGGAAACAGATATGACTACTGATCATCTAATGATGCGCTATAATTGGCTTACCAGTAAGCTGCCAAAGATGCAGCGAGATATTCTTCACCTTCGTGAAATTGAAGAATTGGAATACAAAGAAATTGCAAAGGTCATGGATATTTCAGAAGCACAGGTAAAAGTGTATTTGTTCAGAGCCCGCCAATATTTAAAAGAGAAGGTACATGGAAAAAGATAA
- a CDS encoding VOC family protein, which produces MDNVGIVVESLDEAISFFTEIGLKLEGRATIEGEWAGRVTGLGAQHVEIAMMVTPDGHSRLEISRFLTPSAISDHRVAPVNSLGYLRVMFAVEDIDEMVSRLCRHGAQLVGEVVQYENSYRLCYIRGAEGILVGLAQQLGG; this is translated from the coding sequence ATGGACAATGTCGGCATTGTTGTAGAATCGCTGGATGAAGCGATCTCTTTTTTTACAGAGATTGGTCTTAAACTTGAAGGGCGTGCTACGATTGAAGGAGAATGGGCTGGCCGAGTTACCGGACTAGGCGCTCAGCATGTAGAGATTGCGATGATGGTCACCCCTGATGGTCACAGCCGGCTTGAAATTTCGCGTTTTTTGACCCCTTCTGCGATCTCAGATCACAGGGTCGCTCCTGTGAATTCCCTGGGTTATTTGCGTGTGATGTTTGCCGTTGAAGATATTGACGAAATGGTATCCAGGCTCTGCAGGCATGGAGCCCAGCTGGTTGGTGAAGTGGTTCAGTACGAGAACTCGTACCGGCTCTGTTACATCCGGGGAGCCGAAGGAATTTTAGTCGGTTTAGCCCAGCAACTAGGCGGGTAA
- a CDS encoding T9SS C-terminal target domain-containing protein — translation MKKVSKLFNLLMIGLVMAGFVACNSDDDDDPTPPVVVVPGALNTVTGSITTNTTWKATDQYLISGFVYVEAGATLTIEPGTIIKGDKATKGALFVKPGAKIMAVGTAEKPIVFTSNQPIGQRKAGDWGGLVILGKAPVNKTPAVVEGEEKTTFGGTDVADNSGELKYVRVEFAGIAYETNKEINSLTFGGVGSGTKIEYVQASFGGDDSFEWFGGTVNAKHLIAYRGLDDDFDTDNGFSGLIQFGYILRDPAIADQAGDSNGFESDNDANGTTAAPQTAAKFANVTVAMGDGTPNEKFASAMRIRRNSAISVYNSVFTGAWPRSGLRVENDLTIANFTSGLMKMDGVVLATTAKTQVEGVTEAIFKAAGAKNAISAAADLKMDATFNKLGAKPNALPAAGSPLLTGGATLPTGFDATTYVGAFSTTDWTATWANWDPQNTDYELKK, via the coding sequence ATGAAAAAAGTAAGCAAATTATTTAACCTGTTAATGATCGGGTTAGTTATGGCAGGTTTTGTAGCTTGTAACAGTGATGACGATGATGATCCGACACCACCGGTTGTTGTGGTGCCAGGGGCATTAAATACAGTAACAGGTAGTATCACTACCAACACAACCTGGAAGGCAACAGATCAGTATCTGATCTCAGGATTTGTTTACGTTGAAGCGGGAGCTACCCTGACGATCGAACCAGGAACCATTATCAAAGGAGACAAAGCGACAAAAGGCGCTTTATTTGTCAAACCAGGTGCTAAAATAATGGCTGTGGGAACAGCCGAAAAGCCAATCGTTTTCACATCGAACCAGCCTATCGGACAGCGTAAAGCAGGAGACTGGGGTGGACTTGTAATCCTTGGTAAAGCACCGGTTAACAAAACACCTGCTGTGGTTGAAGGTGAGGAAAAAACTACTTTCGGTGGCACTGACGTTGCTGATAACTCAGGTGAGTTAAAATATGTACGTGTTGAGTTCGCAGGGATTGCCTACGAAACCAACAAAGAGATCAACAGCTTAACATTTGGCGGTGTTGGATCAGGCACTAAAATTGAATACGTACAGGCTTCTTTCGGCGGTGATGATTCTTTCGAATGGTTTGGCGGAACAGTGAATGCAAAACACCTTATCGCATACCGCGGTTTGGATGATGATTTTGATACTGATAACGGTTTTAGCGGACTTATTCAGTTTGGCTACATCCTTCGTGATCCGGCTATTGCTGACCAGGCTGGGGATTCAAACGGGTTTGAATCTGATAACGATGCAAACGGAACGACAGCGGCCCCGCAAACGGCTGCAAAATTTGCAAATGTTACTGTGGCCATGGGTGATGGTACGCCTAACGAAAAATTTGCTTCTGCGATGCGTATTCGTCGTAACTCTGCGATCTCTGTTTACAATAGTGTATTTACAGGCGCATGGCCACGCTCAGGTCTTCGTGTTGAAAACGATCTAACGATCGCAAACTTCACATCGGGTCTGATGAAAATGGACGGCGTTGTGCTTGCAACGACTGCAAAAACACAGGTAGAAGGCGTTACCGAAGCAATCTTTAAAGCTGCGGGTGCAAAAAATGCAATCTCTGCGGCGGCTGACCTTAAAATGGATGCTACATTCAATAAATTAGGTGCTAAGCCAAACGCGCTTCCAGCTGCTGGTTCTCCTTTATTGACTGGCGGAGCAACCCTTCCAACAGGATTTGATGCTACTACCTATGTGGGCGCATTCAGCACTACGGACTGGACAGCTACCTGGGCTAACTGGGATCCTCAAAATACAGATTACGAGCTAAAAAAATAA